The following are encoded in a window of Lynx canadensis isolate LIC74 chromosome B1, mLynCan4.pri.v2, whole genome shotgun sequence genomic DNA:
- the LOC115511440 gene encoding ubiquitin carboxyl-terminal hydrolase 17-like protein 6 has translation METPSSHCREETQFHVFPNLKPCGSNTGGAEGHGGPTLPEKPAPSSHTPCDLPNGWAPTSTGLPPAEKPVSWRRPSAVGAGLQNLGNTCYANAALQCLTYTPPLASYMLSQEHSRSCGRQPFCVLCALQAHVTRALCRPGDVIRPPPKLLAAFHTHRQEDAHEFLMFTLDAMQQACLREDKASEPQAQNATLIRQIFGGYWRSQIQCLHCQGVSSTLDPYLDISLDIRAAQSVSQALQHLVKPEQLDGENAYRCSTCLDKVPASKTLTLHTCSKVLMLVLKRFCHFTGSKLAKEVQYPERLDMRHYVSGQNGGSLTYVLYAVLVHAGWNCHSGHYFCYIKAGNGQWYKMDDAKVTASDATSALSQHAYVLFYVQKSELERDRASEPGAGESTSLQADHAGTAAAQGGPETDPNIEVPQLEDHVEETPLPAITLDQWRCLQESHRPKSELNLRKLEFALPPDAVLIHQSKYRDEMGKDHREPNIHRLNSSARDIPPQRATAINQVPCLTGRARATKRKNKKGQRSQEAVQGSHYRL, from the coding sequence ATGGAGACGCCCTCTTCCCACTGCCGAGAGGAGACTCAGTTCCATGTCTTTCCAAACCTCAAACCTTGCGGATCAAATACGGGTGGTGCTGAAGGCCACGGAGGACCCACTCTGCCTGAGAAGCCGGCACCGTCATCGCACACACCCTGCGACCTGCCTAACGGTTGGGCTCCCACGTCGACAGGTCTGCCCCCCGCAGAGAAACCTGTGAGTTGGAGGAGACCTTCTGCGGTTGGGGCTGGCCTGCAGAACCTGGGGAACACGTGCTATGCGAATGCGGCCCTGCAGTGTCTGACGTACACACCACCCCTCGCCAGCTACATGCTGTCCCAGGAGCACTCGCGAAGCTGTGGGAGGCAGCCATTCTGCGTGCTGTGTGCTCTGCAGGCTCACGTGACCCGGGCCCTCTGCCGTCCGGGAGACGTGATCCGGCCTCCGCCAAAACTGCTCGCGGCCTtccacacacacaggcaggaggATGCCCATGAGTTTCTGATGTTCACTCTGGATGCTATGCAGCAAGCGTGTTTGCGTGAGGACAAGGCTTCAGAGCCTCAGGCTCAAAACGCCACCCTCATCCGGCAAATCTTTGGGGGGTACTGGAGGTCTCAAATCCAGTGTCTCCACTGCCAGGGTGTCTCCAGCACTTTGGACCCTTACCTGGACATTAGCCTGGACATCAGGGCAGCTCAGAGTGTGAGCCAAGCTTTGCAACACTTGGTGAAGCCCGAACAGTTGGATGGTGAAAATGCCTATCGCTGTAGTACTTGTCTCGACAAGGTACCTGCTTCCAAGACGTTGACTTTGCACACTTGCTCCAAGGTCCTGATGCTGGTATTGAAACGATTCTGCCATTTCACGGGCAGCAAACTGGCTAAGGAAGTGCAATATCCTGAGCGCCTTGACATGCGACACTACGTGTCTGGGCAGAACGGGGGGTCGCTGACTTATGTGCTCTATGCCGTGCTGGTGCACGCGGGCTGGAATTGTCACAGCGGACATTACTTCTGTTACATCAAAGCTGGGAACGGCCAGTGGTACAAGATGGATGATGCGAAGGTGACCGCCAGTGACGCGACGTCTGCCCTGAGCCAACACGCCTATGTCCTCTTTTACGTCCAGAAGAGTGAATTGGAAAGAGACCGTGCGAGTGAGCCAGGTGCTGGGGAATCCACATCCCTCCAGGCTGACCACGCAGGCACGGCTGCGGCCCAAGGGGGGCCTGAAACCGACCCCAACATCGAGGTGCCACAATTGGAGGATCACGTGGAAGAGACACCACTGCCAGCAATCACGTTAGACCAGTGGAGATGCCTCCAAGAAAGCCACCGTCCCAAGTCTGAACTCAACCTCAGGAAACTAGAATTTGCTCTTCCCCCCGACGCAGTCCTAATTCACCAGTCCAAATACAGAGATGAGATGGGAAAGGATCACCGTGAACCAAATATCCACCGGCTCAACAGTTCAGCCAGGGACATCCCACCTCAGAGGGCAACGGCCATTAACCAAGTCCCTTGTCTCACCGGCAGAGCCAGAGCTACCaagaggaagaacaagaaggGACAGAGGTCTCAGGAAGCAGTCCAGGGATCCCACTACAGGCTTTGA